Proteins encoded within one genomic window of Natator depressus isolate rNatDep1 chromosome 1, rNatDep2.hap1, whole genome shotgun sequence:
- the LOC141982910 gene encoding uncharacterized protein LOC141982910: protein MVQSKAQIKDLRQVYHKAKEANCCSGAAPKACQFYKELDAVLGGDPTSTAKSPTDTLVGLEAAKRGPNPEDEVIHEEVELDDDEFPAESPGGAGSQELFSTPEFSKQLLSGEQEAVEETPADVAFRNTPHTPAKCLHQIRGCRKCSKDDMFWEVLHCSNTEKREHKECWEAKRQDRKENQEFVKDATEWVIKVMEEQTQMLKSLIMLQTEQIRAHPPLQHRGFLVSPSLHHLGQLSE, encoded by the exons ATGGTGCAGAGCAAAGCGCAGATAAAGGAcctgaggcaggtgtaccataAAGCGAAGGAGGCAAACTGTTGCTCTGGTGCTGCACCTAAGGCCTGCcagttctataaggagctggacgctgtccttggtggtgaccccacctccactgccaagagccccacGGATACTTTGGTGGGCCTGGAGGCAGCCAAAAGAGGACCAAACCCAGAGGATGAAGTCATtcatgaagaggtggagttagatgaTGATGAGTTCCCAGCGGAGTCAcccggtggggcaggcagccaggaactgttctccacTCCAGAGTTCTCTAAGCAATTGCTCTCCGGCGAGCAAGAAGCAGTAGAGGAGAcgcctg cagatgtggccttcaggaacaccccACACACCCCGGCCAAATGTCTCCACCAGATTAGAGGGTGCCGAAAATGCAGCAAAGACGACATGTTCTGGGAGGTACTGCACTGCTCCAATACAGAGAAAAGGGAACACaaggagtgctgggaagccaaacggcaggacagaaaagagaatcaggAGTTTGTTAAGGATGCAACTGAGTGGGTGATTAAAGTCATGGAAGAGCAAAcgcagatgctgaagtccttaataatgctgcagactgagcagatccgtgcccaccctcccctgcaacACAGGGGCTTCTtggtttccccttcactccaccaCCTTGGACAACTTTCAGAATGA